The following is a genomic window from Manihot esculenta cultivar AM560-2 chromosome 9, M.esculenta_v8, whole genome shotgun sequence.
ACGAGAGAATGGCCCAAAGAAAATATCCCAGAAAATAATTTtcgtgaatttttttaaaaagtaattttcttttcattgttgaaaaaaatgtttaaaaagaAACGacgttaataaatttatacataaaatATACAATggctttaataaaattattaaaatataaatatcacttagccttttaaaaaaataaatacatatttttaaaaataacctaaattttctattaaatgaaaaatattttttacatggAGCTTAATTTAATATTGTATTTAGGAATGTAGAGAATTCGGTTCAAACTAAAAAAACttatcgaactgaattaatttaaaattttagtttgattttttattcatttcggttcgatttaatttgatttttaattataaaaaattttagttatttcagttcgattcgattttgattaaagaaaaattaaaaaaattaaaccgaaccgattaatgataatagtatattatttttaataatatggatAGATcagatcatattaagattaaaatattctaattaaattttaaaatattaaaaataaagtataaaaaataaaaaatttattaaaaattcaaatcgaactaaatcaaatcgaatcagactGATTTGATCCGATTCAATTTCTAactaaaatcgatttgattcaatttcataaatactaaaatttggaTTTTTGGTTGCTCACGCAAATtgtatttctattttctaaacCAAATGGGCCCAAAGGTCATCATGTTGCTTGTAATTTTTGCCTACACCAGGAATGAGTAAGAAGATGGGAGAATATAGAATTTTATCTTCCAAAGACTTAGTATAATCTTTAAGTTCATCAGAAGAAAGAATAGAATTTATGCTTTAATTCACAACTTTGAAAACTCGATGCTTGCCAAATGAGTTTTCTAGGCTATAAAATGCATGGGATTTTGATTCAAATTTTGTTATCTATCTCAATTCCTactcaaataaaaatcaaaatccacAAAAATGGCAATAGAGTCATTTGCTTTTAATATTGCTGAGAAAGTGTTGGAGAAGATAGCATCCCATAGCTACCAAGAGATATGTTTTGCATGGGGCTTGAAAGGGGAACTCAGAAAGCTTGAAGATAGCTTGTTGACTGTGAAAGCTGTGCTAATGGATGCTGAGGAGAAGCAAGTGAATGACCATCAACTGCGGTTGTGGTTGGCTAAGCTTAAGGATGCTCTTTATGATGCTGAGGATGTGCTTGATGAATTTGAATGTGAAGATCAGAGAAGACGAATGCTTCAATTGTATGGAACCACCTGCAAAAAGGTACGAGGCGCgcgatttagttttattttgaaATGCATAACTTATAATTTGAATTTCATGTCCTGTTAATTAGAATTgaaatatacatattttttatttttttagaaaattaattgcttattttttattttataaaaaaatataaaatttatttgtttgatagtattgcttttttatttttactacttCTAGAAaacatttgaaataaaaaaattaaaaataaaaactacaaatattaattttttttatttacaacttttattagattattattaaaaaattttaaaatgttatctcatcaaatcaaatgcatgtttttaaatacatatctatttaattaatttttaaaatacatttttatattattataaaaaaatttactatttatttttataatataaaaaaattaattaattaatttttaatttaaaaaaataatttttttttaaattttaaaaaatctactaatcagttattttattaattttaattattaaatatattactatttaattactgtggtataaaaaactcattaattaatcatttaattttgtaaaaatacatACTAATTAGTCTCTTTAGTTCAtatgatatgaaaaaatttattagttgatatttttattttaaaaaatacattaaacctCAATTGATagagagattaattagtaatcttttttaaattttaaatatattttgatatatttttcaaaataaatggataaattaatgagtttttccgTATTACATAgagtaaatagtaatttttatttttatagtacttatagactaaaattaataaaaaaaaattaactaatagacttgttaaaatcttaataatattttaatatattttttaaaactaaaaaactactaataagtttttctatattataagaatcaaataataattttttattataatatcatatactatataacataatttattacttatttttatgtataactatttataaaattatttatatatttattttattattaaatatcatattttaaaaaaatattttatggtttacgtttatataaaaatttatatttatttttatacaaacagttattaaaaaatcatttttaaaaaataaataacacaaataaaaaaaactattttaattttaaaaaaataaaaaataaaaaataaaatataaaaatcctaTAATAATACAAAACACATCctaaatttttcaatttgaaaatcTTTAACACTTTCAaaacaataaaacatttttacAAAGATCAAACTTCAAAAATTGATAGACAAAAACAAATCCAATAACAAAATATAAAGATAGAcgtcaaaataataaataattttgcttGAGAGTATTGCTAATATGTTTTAGCAATactttttttttgatatttttctttaaataataaatgattttgattgtcttattatttttcattattaatattattattatcataaaaaatatgcACTCtcgaaattaatatttattgaccatttaacaaatatttttcttaaaatgattacgtattaaattttatttattaaaagttactttttttttttggagaataaagaattaacttaattaaaaaggaacaaaataaaaaaaaaaattccaaaatGTATTGCAAAGAGTAAAGGatatattttttagattatttgattggtttaattattttacgatttaaaataatataaataataaaatagtaagtattatttaatttttagtatttctttttaaaaattgtgTCATAAAGTtcaataaattcaaatgattatatttaaaaatttataaagttaatataattactataaaaaataataaaactgtatataataaaaaaaatagtattttgTTCTTAAAACTATGATTGGAAGTATTCTCTAGCTAATTTTTGCAATAATATTTTAGtcctatttataaaattattgtcttaatattattaaaataatcgtTTGATAATaatgtaatattattaaaaaaaatcacttttTAATCGTACATAATAATatactttaatataaaattttatttatgtttaataaaattttaattttagctacctttttatttattgttaaaaaataaataagttgttAGGAGGTATAATAGTGGAGGtcagattttaaattatttttattgacctataactataattaaagtatataaagtaatattttatatttttggatTACAGATGGGTCACTTTTTTTCATCTTCCAATCCAATTGCATTTCGTTTTAAAATGAGTGCAAAAGtaaaacaaataagagaaataTTAGATGAGATTGCAAGtcagaaatttaaatttcatctcACAGAACGATATGAAAGTAGGCATGTTATGCCTAGAGAAAGAGCACTCACTCACTCATTTGTGCAAGCATCTGAAGTTATAGGTAGAGATGATGATAAAGAAAATATCATTAGACTTTTACAAGACTCTAGTGATAGCGAGCAAATCTCTGTCATTCCTATTGTTGGAATTGGAGGGTTGGGAAAAACTGCACTCACTAAATTAGTTTATAATGATACAGAAGTAAAGAATCATTTTCAACTTCAAATATGGGTTTGTGTATCGGAAGACTTTGACATAAAGATTTTGAcagagaaaattattaaatctaCAGAGGTTGGAAAACGATACGGTGTAGAAAGCTTgagtaaaatggaaatggagCAATTACAAGAAATTTTGCGAGAAAGCATTGGTGATAAGAAATATTTGCTCATCTTAGATGATGTGTGGAATGATGATCCTATGAAATGGAACCAATTGAAAGAGCTCTTGTGTATGGGTGCCAATGGAAGCAAAATCTTAGTAACTACACGTAGTAATAAAGTAGCCTCCATTATGGGTACCATCCCAAGAGCATATGAGTTATCGGGTCTTCCTGAAGATGAGTGTGTGGCTTTGTTTACTAAATTTGCATTTAAAGAAGGCCAAGTGAAGAGATATCCAAACTTGTTAAAAATTGGGGTTGAAATTGTCAAAAAATGCAAAGGGGTTCCATTGGCAGTGAAGACATTAGCATCACTTCTTCTTCTGAATACTGATGAAAGTTATTGGAAGTCTATAAGAGATAGCGAGTTATGGAAGATAGGGCAGAAGGAAACTGATATTTTACCTGCTTTGAGATTAAGTTACGAGCAGTTGCCTGCCCATTTGAAAAAGTGCTTTGCTTATTGCTCTTTTTATCCAAAGGACTATGAATTCTCTAACTGggaattaattcaattttggaTGGCACATGGACTACTTGAATCAGCCAACCAAGATGAAGAACCGGAAGATATTGGGTCGCGCTATTTTCAGGAACTGGGGTCTAGAACTTTTTTTCAAGATTTTGAGACTAGTGAGGGCATATCGATTACATGTAAAATGCATgatctagtacatgatcttgcattatcattgacacaaaatgaatttttagCAATAACCTCAAGCACCACACACATCTCACACAATGTTCGCCATTTGCTATTTCCTAACTCCACTTCACTTCCTCAAGATCTTTCCACCCTTTTACAAGGTTTAGACCGTGTGCGAACTGCCATATTCCAGAGTGATGAAAAGAGTCCTAGCAGCCAATCAAACTTGGAttcatatttattgagatttcaATATTTGCGAATGTTGGATTTGGCTCATTCCAAATTAGAAATATCACTAGATTGGATTGGTGCTCTAAAGCATTTGAGAAATCTCCATGTACATGGAAATTCTAGAATTAAAAAGCTTCCCAATTCCATTTGCAAGTTATACAATTTACAAACTTTAATGTTATGTGAAGGTATTGAGGAGTTACCTAGTGATATAAGGTACTTGATCAACCTTAGATTTCTAATGTTTTCCACAAAGCAGAAGTTTTTGCCAAAGAATGGAAT
Proteins encoded in this region:
- the LOC110622702 gene encoding putative disease resistance protein RGA1, which produces MAIESFAFNIAEKVLEKIASHSYQEICFAWGLKGELRKLEDSLLTVKAVLMDAEEKQVNDHQLRLWLAKLKDALYDAEDVLDEFECEDQRRRMLQLYGTTCKKMGHFFSSSNPIAFRFKMSAKVKQIREILDEIASQKFKFHLTERYESRHVMPRERALTHSFVQASEVIGRDDDKENIIRLLQDSSDSEQISVIPIVGIGGLGKTALTKLVYNDTEVKNHFQLQIWVCVSEDFDIKILTEKIIKSTEVGKRYGVESLSKMEMEQLQEILRESIGDKKYLLILDDVWNDDPMKWNQLKELLCMGANGSKILVTTRSNKVASIMGTIPRAYELSGLPEDECVALFTKFAFKEGQVKRYPNLLKIGVEIVKKCKGVPLAVKTLASLLLLNTDESYWKSIRDSELWKIGQKETDILPALRLSYEQLPAHLKKCFAYCSFYPKDYEFSNWELIQFWMAHGLLESANQDEEPEDIGSRYFQELGSRTFFQDFETSEGISITCKMHDLVHDLALSLTQNEFLAITSSTTHISHNVRHLLFPNSTSLPQDLSTLLQGLDRVRTAIFQSDEKSPSSQSNLDSYLLRFQYLRMLDLAHSKLEISLDWIGALKHLRNLHVHGNSRIKKLPNSICKLYNLQTLMLCEGIEELPSDIRYLINLRFLMFSTKQKFLPKNGIGCLTSLRFLGIANCENLEHLFEDMQGLKHLRTLIIGGCESLISLPQSMKYLTALEILAIGNCENLKLTLEEKGKSDKHYLAQFNLQKLILAELPKLVDFPEWLLQGSSNTLQFLKLESCEHLKELPVCIQNIASLQQLEIEDCDELIERCERGKGEDWSKIAHIPKIIINGSDIDSSDD